A single genomic interval of Streptomyces graminofaciens harbors:
- the hisN gene encoding histidinol-phosphatase: MADYLDDLRLAHVLADAADAATMDRFKALDLKVETKPDMTPVSEADKSAEELIRGQLQRARPRDAILGEEYGIEGTGPRRWVIDPIDGTKNYVRGVPVWATLISLMEAAEGGYQPVVGVVSAPALGRRWWAAKGHGAFTGRSLSSASRLHVSRVTKLSDASFAYSSLSGWEERGHLNGFLDLTRDVWRTRAYGDFWPYMMVAEGSVDICAEPELSLWDMAANAIIVTEAGGTFTGLDGRPGPHSGNAAASNGPLHDELLGYLNQRY, encoded by the coding sequence ATGGCCGACTATCTCGATGACCTGCGCCTCGCCCACGTCCTCGCGGACGCCGCCGACGCCGCGACGATGGACCGCTTCAAGGCCCTCGACCTCAAGGTCGAGACGAAGCCGGACATGACGCCGGTGAGCGAGGCCGACAAGTCCGCCGAGGAACTGATCCGCGGCCAGCTCCAGCGCGCCCGCCCCCGCGACGCGATCCTCGGCGAGGAGTACGGCATCGAGGGCACGGGCCCCCGCCGCTGGGTCATCGACCCGATCGACGGCACCAAGAACTACGTCCGCGGCGTCCCGGTCTGGGCCACCCTGATCTCCCTGATGGAGGCGGCCGAGGGCGGCTACCAACCCGTCGTCGGCGTGGTCTCCGCCCCCGCGCTCGGCCGCCGCTGGTGGGCGGCGAAGGGCCACGGCGCCTTCACCGGCCGCAGCCTCAGCTCGGCCTCCCGCCTGCACGTCTCGCGCGTCACGAAGCTGTCGGACGCCTCGTTCGCATACTCCTCGCTCAGCGGCTGGGAGGAGCGCGGCCATCTGAACGGCTTCCTGGACCTGACCCGCGATGTGTGGCGCACGCGCGCGTACGGCGACTTCTGGCCGTACATGATGGTCGCCGAGGGCTCGGTGGACATCTGCGCCGAACCGGAGCTGTCCCTCTGGGACATGGCCGCCAACGCGATCATCGTGACCGAGGCGGGCGGCACGTTCACCGGCCTCGACGGCCGCCCCGGCCCGCACAGCGGCAACGCGGCGGCGTCGAACGGCCCGCTCCACGACGAGCTGCTGGGCTATCTCAACCAGCGCTACTGA
- a CDS encoding TetR/AcrR family transcriptional regulator — translation MPAARESLLDAAYTALVRRPWSAVRMVDVAAAAGVSRQTLYNEFGSKEGLARALVRREADGYLAGVERALATPLETRDRLAATAEWTVAAARGNALVRAMLTGCWSERLPSPTLTAVPSSSAVPAQRRADGPLPAPSDFVTLVRDRAVLVLAAPGTPKSDTTELARLCELAVRLALSCVAAPPGEGGVIDLVRTALPRQLSRSLNQRTD, via the coding sequence ATGCCTGCAGCGCGGGAATCCCTGCTGGACGCCGCTTACACGGCGTTGGTCCGACGGCCTTGGTCCGCTGTGCGCATGGTCGATGTGGCCGCGGCGGCCGGGGTGTCCCGGCAGACGCTGTACAACGAGTTCGGCAGCAAGGAGGGGCTCGCCCGGGCCCTGGTCCGCAGAGAAGCGGACGGCTATCTCGCGGGCGTCGAACGGGCTCTCGCCACGCCCCTGGAAACCCGGGATCGGCTGGCCGCGACCGCCGAGTGGACCGTGGCGGCGGCCCGGGGCAACGCGCTCGTCCGGGCCATGCTCACCGGCTGCTGGAGCGAGCGGCTGCCCTCGCCGACGCTCACGGCGGTGCCGTCGTCGTCCGCGGTGCCCGCGCAGCGCCGCGCGGACGGGCCGCTGCCCGCGCCCTCCGACTTCGTGACCCTGGTCCGCGACCGCGCGGTCCTCGTGCTCGCCGCGCCCGGCACCCCCAAGTCGGACACCACGGAACTGGCCCGCCTCTGCGAACTCGCCGTCCGGCTCGCCCTGTCCTGTGTGGCGGCGCCGCCGGGGGAGGGTGGGGTCATCGATCTCGTACGGACCGCGCTCCCGCGCCAGCTCAGCAGATCGCTCAACCAACGGACCGACTAG
- a CDS encoding UPF0182 family membrane protein, producing MPDRGGGPSGPRIRVGRPSRRVRTLLMTLGVLAVLGMAFIMFAGFWTDWLWYRSVNYSSVFTTTLWTKIGLFFVFGLLMAAAVGFNIWLAHRLRPPLSAMSMEQQSLDRYRMGIAPYKKWLLLGITALVGLIAGASASGQWRTWLMWVNGVSFGQKDPQFDLDVSFYAFDLPWYRFLLGFGFAAAVLSVIAAALTHYLYGGLRITSPGARATAAATGHLSVLIGIFVALKAVAYWLDRYGLAVKSSDFKATGNWTGLRYVDANAYLPAKTILFCIAVICALLFFATIWRRTWQLPVIGFGLMVLSAILIGGLYPAIVQKFQVQPNEQAKEAPYVEKNLEATRKAYGIDGTDVEEYSGTSDTTDKAKLRADADTTASIRMLDPNIVSPTFQQLQQMRNYYAFPTNLDVDRYKGQDGAEQDTVIGLRELNLAGIPKNNWINDHFRYTHGYGVVAAKGTEATSGGRPVFTESDLPSKGDLGTYQQRVYYGEKTTQYSIVGGPQKEIDYSDDNGEKTNSYKGGSGVNLSSPVNRAAYAVAFNEPQILYSGAIGEGSRILYNRTPKERVEAVAPWLTIDGDAYPAVVNGKIQWIVDAYTTTNGYPYASRTTLGDTTADSLTANNNQRAVVAQQNQVNYIRNSVKATVDAYTGDVKLYQWDTDDPVLKTWMKAFPDTVQPKADISPALMEHLRYPQDLFKVQRELLTRYHVKDAQTFLSGSEVWQVPDDPTNTSGNAVPPYYLSMKLPKQSEQAFSLTTTLTPNGRDNLSAFVSVNAEAGTPDYGKIRILKLPTSEPIDGPKQVQSQFNSEQDIAETISLLKRGDSQVEYGNLLTVPLDGGLLYVEPVYVKGGGLKYPLLRKVLVTYGGNTAFEDTLDEALNKVFETEGSTAEPPDEGDGEEPPTSSDPTVKAALADAQKAFGEGQQALKDGDWEAYGKAQDDLADALERAEEAQAKVDSETEKGSGKNSDDKGDKSSG from the coding sequence ATGCCGGACCGCGGCGGAGGCCCGTCGGGGCCACGGATCAGAGTGGGCCGACCGTCCCGACGTGTCCGGACGCTGCTCATGACACTGGGCGTCCTGGCCGTCCTCGGCATGGCGTTCATCATGTTCGCGGGATTCTGGACGGACTGGCTCTGGTACCGGTCGGTGAATTACTCGTCCGTGTTCACTACCACGCTGTGGACGAAGATCGGGCTCTTCTTCGTCTTCGGTCTGTTGATGGCGGCCGCGGTCGGCTTCAACATCTGGCTGGCGCACCGGCTGCGCCCGCCGCTGAGCGCCATGTCGATGGAACAGCAGAGCCTCGACAGATACCGCATGGGCATCGCGCCCTACAAGAAGTGGCTGCTCCTCGGGATCACCGCCCTGGTCGGCCTCATCGCCGGCGCCTCCGCCTCCGGGCAGTGGCGTACGTGGCTGATGTGGGTCAACGGAGTGTCGTTCGGCCAGAAGGACCCCCAGTTCGACCTGGACGTCTCCTTCTACGCCTTCGACCTGCCCTGGTACCGCTTCCTGCTCGGCTTCGGCTTCGCCGCCGCCGTGCTCTCGGTGATCGCCGCCGCGCTCACGCACTACCTGTACGGCGGTCTGAGGATCACTTCCCCCGGCGCGCGCGCCACGGCCGCCGCCACCGGGCACCTGTCGGTGCTCATCGGGATCTTCGTCGCCCTGAAGGCGGTCGCGTACTGGCTCGACCGGTACGGCCTCGCCGTGAAGTCCAGCGACTTCAAGGCGACCGGCAACTGGACGGGCCTCAGGTACGTCGACGCGAACGCGTATCTGCCGGCCAAGACGATCCTGTTCTGCATCGCCGTGATCTGCGCGCTGCTCTTCTTCGCCACCATCTGGCGGCGCACCTGGCAGCTGCCGGTCATCGGCTTCGGTCTGATGGTGCTCTCGGCGATCCTCATCGGCGGGCTGTACCCGGCGATCGTCCAGAAGTTCCAGGTCCAGCCGAACGAGCAGGCCAAGGAAGCCCCGTACGTCGAGAAGAACCTCGAGGCCACACGCAAGGCGTACGGCATCGACGGCACCGACGTCGAGGAGTACTCGGGCACGAGCGACACCACCGACAAGGCCAAGCTCCGCGCGGACGCCGACACCACGGCGAGCATCCGCATGCTCGACCCGAACATCGTCTCGCCGACATTCCAGCAGCTCCAGCAGATGAGGAACTACTACGCGTTCCCCACCAACCTGGACGTCGACCGCTACAAGGGCCAGGACGGCGCGGAGCAGGACACCGTCATCGGTCTGCGTGAGCTGAACCTCGCGGGCATCCCGAAGAACAACTGGATCAACGACCACTTCCGTTACACCCACGGTTACGGCGTGGTCGCCGCCAAGGGCACCGAGGCCACCTCCGGCGGCCGGCCGGTCTTCACGGAGTCCGACCTGCCGTCCAAGGGTGACCTGGGCACCTACCAGCAGCGGGTCTACTACGGCGAGAAGACCACCCAGTACTCGATCGTCGGCGGTCCCCAGAAGGAGATCGACTACTCCGACGACAACGGCGAGAAGACCAACAGCTACAAGGGCGGCAGCGGGGTCAACCTCTCCAGCCCGGTCAACCGGGCCGCCTACGCGGTGGCGTTCAACGAGCCGCAGATCCTCTACTCGGGCGCGATCGGCGAGGGTTCGAGGATCCTCTACAACCGCACGCCCAAGGAGCGGGTCGAGGCGGTGGCCCCCTGGCTGACCATCGACGGCGACGCCTACCCGGCCGTCGTCAACGGGAAGATCCAGTGGATCGTCGACGCGTACACGACGACCAACGGCTACCCGTACGCCTCCCGCACCACCCTCGGTGACACGACGGCCGACTCGCTGACCGCGAACAACAACCAGCGGGCGGTGGTGGCCCAGCAGAACCAGGTCAACTACATCCGCAACTCGGTGAAGGCGACCGTCGACGCGTACACCGGTGACGTCAAGCTCTACCAGTGGGACACCGATGACCCCGTCCTGAAGACCTGGATGAAGGCCTTCCCGGACACGGTGCAGCCCAAGGCCGACATCTCGCCGGCGCTCATGGAGCACCTGCGGTACCCGCAGGACCTGTTCAAGGTCCAGCGCGAGCTGCTCACCCGCTACCACGTGAAGGACGCCCAGACGTTCCTCAGCGGCAGCGAGGTGTGGCAGGTCCCGGACGACCCGACCAACACCTCGGGCAACGCGGTGCCGCCGTACTACCTGAGCATGAAGCTGCCCAAGCAGTCGGAACAGGCGTTCTCGCTGACGACGACGCTCACGCCGAACGGCCGGGACAACCTCAGCGCCTTCGTCTCGGTCAACGCCGAGGCGGGCACGCCGGACTACGGCAAGATCAGAATCCTGAAACTGCCGACCAGCGAGCCGATCGACGGCCCCAAACAGGTCCAGAGCCAGTTCAACTCGGAACAGGACATCGCCGAGACCATCAGCCTCCTCAAGAGAGGTGACTCCCAGGTCGAGTACGGCAACCTCCTGACGGTCCCGCTCGACGGCGGACTGCTCTACGTGGAGCCCGTCTATGTGAAGGGCGGCGGCCTGAAGTACCCGCTGCTGCGCAAGGTGCTGGTCACCTACGGCGGCAACACGGCCTTCGAGGACACGCTCGACGAGGCGCTCAACAAGGTCTTCGAGACGGAGGGGTCGACCGCCGAGCCACCGGACGAGGGCGACGGCGAAGAACCGCCGACGTCCAGCGATCCGACGGTCAAGGCGGCGCTGGCGGACGCCCAGAAGGCCTTCGGCGAGGGTCAGCAGGCTCTCAAGGACGGTGACTGGGAGGCGTACGGCAAGGCTCAGGACGACCTCGCGGACGCGCTCGAGAGGGCCGAGGAGGCCCAGGCCAAGGTCGACTCCGAGACGGAGAAGGGCAGCGGCAAGAACAGCGACGACAAGGGCGACAAGAGCTCCGGGTAG
- a CDS encoding tetratricopeptide repeat protein: MDVMGDKATLLETGRFARPADFAMPADYVMGADLAEQLTDSVQTSGELVQTSADFVQSADRDEVVDAAEAVEEARQRLAAEAGDAEAMSVLGAMLLRRGDLDGAEPFLRAATAAGDRAAANNLGVLLHQRGYPDDAAQWWRIAAVAGSAAAAHALGRHHRERGDEPAAEYWLRQSAEQGHALGAYALADLLEHRSDAGAEQWMRVAAERGHREAAYRLARALDLKAAREERAAVREGRRVARAALEIGGASREPVRDARAAVRGQESGADNGVGAGGAGPSAAEEAEQWYRQSAARGHRRAALHLGAILERRGELKEAGRWYLTSAKDGEPRAACALGFLLRDAGDTESAAVWWLRAAQDGDGNAANALGALHAERGETQTAERWYRAAMDAGDVNGAYNLGLLCAEQGRTAQADQWYRRAAYAGHREAANALAILLLQVGDASGAEPWFSKAAEAGSVDAAFNLGILHAGRGDDPTALVWYERAAAAGHTDAALQVAIARLRDGDERAAERHLRSAAGGGSAEAAYRLAAVLDARRPPRPAHELGEPARERTECEEWYERAASQGHRRAQVRVGMLAAARGDVVEAARWYREAAEAGSRNGAFNLGLLLAREGSEPEAALWWTRAADAGHGRAALRLALVYARRGELVEGQRWADRAVSLGPAEVAERAARLGDALREELSA, encoded by the coding sequence ATGGACGTTATGGGGGACAAGGCAACTCTGTTGGAGACAGGGCGGTTTGCGCGGCCTGCCGACTTTGCGATGCCTGCCGACTATGTGATGGGTGCCGACCTCGCGGAGCAGTTGACCGACTCCGTGCAGACATCGGGCGAACTCGTACAGACGTCGGCCGACTTCGTGCAGTCGGCGGACCGGGACGAAGTCGTGGACGCGGCAGAGGCCGTGGAGGAGGCCCGGCAGCGGCTCGCTGCCGAGGCCGGTGACGCCGAGGCGATGAGCGTGCTCGGCGCCATGCTGCTGCGTCGAGGAGACCTGGACGGCGCGGAGCCGTTTCTGCGCGCCGCCACGGCCGCCGGGGACCGGGCCGCGGCCAACAACCTGGGCGTCCTGCTGCACCAGCGCGGGTACCCGGACGACGCCGCCCAGTGGTGGCGGATCGCCGCCGTCGCCGGTTCGGCGGCCGCCGCGCACGCGCTCGGACGGCACCACCGTGAACGCGGTGACGAGCCGGCCGCCGAGTACTGGCTGCGCCAGTCCGCCGAGCAGGGCCACGCCCTGGGCGCGTACGCCCTCGCCGATCTGCTGGAACACCGCAGTGACGCCGGGGCCGAGCAGTGGATGCGGGTCGCCGCCGAGCGCGGGCACCGCGAGGCCGCGTACCGGCTGGCCCGGGCGCTAGACCTGAAGGCCGCACGCGAGGAGCGCGCGGCCGTGCGCGAGGGGCGCAGGGTGGCGCGTGCGGCGCTGGAGATCGGGGGCGCGAGCCGCGAGCCCGTACGGGATGCGCGTGCTGCCGTACGAGGACAGGAGTCCGGTGCCGACAACGGTGTCGGCGCGGGCGGTGCCGGGCCCTCCGCCGCCGAGGAGGCCGAGCAGTGGTACCGCCAGTCCGCCGCGCGCGGGCACCGGCGGGCCGCGCTGCACCTGGGCGCGATCCTGGAGCGGCGCGGGGAGCTGAAGGAGGCCGGGCGCTGGTATCTGACCTCCGCCAAGGACGGCGAGCCGCGGGCGGCCTGCGCCCTGGGCTTCCTGCTGCGCGACGCGGGGGACACCGAGAGCGCCGCCGTGTGGTGGCTGCGGGCCGCCCAGGACGGCGACGGCAACGCGGCGAACGCGCTGGGCGCGCTGCACGCCGAGCGCGGCGAGACCCAGACCGCCGAGCGGTGGTACCGGGCCGCGATGGACGCCGGTGACGTCAACGGCGCGTACAACCTCGGGCTGCTCTGCGCCGAGCAGGGGCGGACCGCGCAGGCCGATCAGTGGTACCGCCGGGCCGCGTACGCCGGGCACCGGGAGGCCGCGAACGCGCTGGCCATCCTGCTGCTCCAGGTCGGGGACGCGTCCGGGGCCGAGCCGTGGTTCTCCAAGGCGGCCGAGGCGGGGAGCGTGGACGCCGCGTTCAACCTCGGGATTCTGCACGCCGGGCGGGGCGACGACCCGACCGCGCTCGTCTGGTACGAGCGGGCGGCCGCCGCCGGGCACACCGATGCGGCGCTCCAGGTCGCCATAGCGCGGCTGCGGGACGGGGACGAGCGGGCGGCCGAGCGGCATCTGCGCAGTGCCGCCGGTGGAGGCAGCGCGGAGGCCGCGTACCGGCTGGCCGCGGTGCTCGACGCTCGGCGGCCGCCCCGGCCCGCGCATGAGCTGGGGGAGCCGGCGCGGGAGAGGACGGAGTGCGAGGAGTGGTACGAGCGGGCCGCGTCCCAGGGGCATCGGCGGGCGCAGGTGCGGGTCGGGATGCTGGCCGCCGCGCGCGGCGATGTGGTCGAGGCGGCGCGGTGGTACCGGGAGGCGGCGGAGGCCGGGTCTCGGAACGGGGCGTTCAATCTGGGGCTGCTGCTGGCCCGGGAGGGCAGTGAGCCGGAGGCGGCGTTGTGGTGGACGCGGGCCGCTGACGCGGGGCATGGGCGGGCGGCATTGCGGCTAGCCCTGGTCTACGCGCGTCGTGGGGAGCTGGTGGAGGGGCAGCGCTGGGCGGACCGGGCGGTGTCGCTCGGGCCTGCGGAGGTTGCCGAGCGGGCGGCGCGGTTGGGTGACGCGTTGCGGGAGGAGCTGTCCGCGTAG
- a CDS encoding PPA1309 family protein, with protein MSNTPMAANPLTRAVLELDEYASGLGWDQPARLFALVDTARLRAQEPALAAQLGLQDESETAGLTPIEQDEVPSGKPLDEFLGTIAWPDSVVGCALTVERLMLPPSAEASVPADLDGARLTKWVADHPDRQEVRMTVAVLRDGTRESALRLREKDTPTEVLTGPELVPGLAEALAATFVD; from the coding sequence ATGTCCAACACACCCATGGCAGCGAACCCGCTCACCCGGGCCGTGCTCGAGCTCGACGAGTACGCCTCCGGCCTCGGCTGGGACCAGCCCGCTCGCCTCTTCGCCCTCGTGGATACCGCTCGGCTGCGGGCCCAGGAACCCGCGCTCGCGGCCCAGCTCGGTCTTCAGGACGAGTCCGAGACCGCCGGTCTCACCCCGATCGAGCAGGACGAGGTCCCGTCCGGCAAGCCGCTTGACGAGTTCCTCGGCACCATCGCCTGGCCGGACTCGGTGGTCGGCTGCGCACTGACCGTGGAGCGGCTGATGCTGCCGCCGTCCGCCGAGGCGTCCGTACCGGCGGACCTCGACGGCGCCCGCCTCACCAAGTGGGTGGCCGACCACCCGGACCGCCAGGAGGTCCGGATGACGGTCGCGGTGCTCCGCGACGGCACCCGCGAGTCCGCCCTGCGCCTGCGCGAGAAGGACACCCCGACGGAGGTCCTGACGGGCCCGGAGCTGGTCCCGGGCCTGGCGGAGGCCCTGGCGGCGACGTTCGTGGACTGA
- a CDS encoding Fur family transcriptional regulator — protein MSDLLDRLRGRGWRMTAQRRVVAEVLDGDHVHLTADEVHVRAVEKLPEISRATVYNTLGELVSLGEVLEVTTDKRAKRYDPNAHRPHHHLVCAQCGTIRDVHPTGNPLADLPSSERFGFTVSDVEVTYRGVCPNCAAA, from the coding sequence ATGAGTGACCTTCTGGACCGACTGCGCGGCCGCGGATGGCGGATGACCGCGCAGCGACGCGTCGTGGCCGAGGTCCTCGACGGAGACCACGTCCATCTGACGGCCGACGAGGTGCACGTCCGCGCCGTCGAGAAGCTGCCGGAGATCTCGCGCGCGACCGTCTACAACACGCTGGGCGAGCTGGTCTCCCTCGGCGAGGTCCTCGAGGTCACCACGGACAAGCGCGCCAAGCGGTACGACCCGAACGCGCACCGTCCGCACCACCACCTGGTCTGCGCCCAGTGCGGCACCATCCGTGACGTCCACCCGACGGGCAACCCGCTCGCCGACCTCCCCTCTTCCGAGCGCTTCGGCTTCACGGTCTCGGACGTAGAGGTGACGTACCGAGGCGTGTGCCCGAACTGCGCGGCGGCGTAA
- a CDS encoding CBS domain-containing protein, translated as MLVHDAMSTVVLTIGPDHTLRQAAALMSARRIGAAVVLDPDAGGLGILTERDVLNSVGLGQNPDIERAHDHTTTDVVFAAPSWTLEEAARAMAHGGFRHLIVLDRGDPIGIVSVRDIIRCWVPARQHAPA; from the coding sequence ATGCTCGTCCACGACGCCATGAGCACGGTGGTCTTGACCATCGGCCCCGACCACACCCTTCGCCAGGCCGCCGCGCTGATGTCCGCGCGCCGGATCGGCGCGGCCGTGGTCCTCGACCCGGACGCCGGCGGACTCGGCATCCTGACGGAACGCGACGTCCTCAACTCCGTGGGCCTCGGCCAGAACCCCGACATCGAGCGGGCCCACGACCACACCACCACCGACGTCGTGTTCGCCGCGCCGTCCTGGACCCTGGAGGAGGCGGCCCGCGCCATGGCACACGGCGGCTTCCGCCACCTCATCGTCCTCGACCGGGGCGATCCGATCGGCATCGTCTCGGTCCGCGACATCATCCGCTGCTGGGTCCCGGCGCGACAGCACGCCCCCGCGTGA